CTCGGGCGTCAGCCGCGCCCAGATCGGATAGTGCGCGACCAGCCATTCGAACAGCTCGGCATCTTGCGCGACCGGCAGCGCGCGGGTGAGGGTCTGGAAGAAGTGGTGGTGCGTGCAGACCAGTCCCGGCAGGAGCACCAGCCCGCGCGCGTCGACCACCTCGTCGGCCTGCGCGCTCAGCGCCTCGGTCGGACCGACGGCCTCGATCGCGTTGCCGCGCAGCAGGACCGCGCCGTCGGGATAGACGCGCGCCGCGTCGTCGAAGGTCGCGACCAGCGTGGCGTGGCGAAGGAGCAGCGTGCGCACGACGGAGGCGTTCGCGGACGGCGCTGGGAACCCGCCGGGATGACGAGCATCGCCGCCTTGAACGCGGCCGACCGCGACGCGTTCGTCGCGGCGATCGGCTTCGCGTTCGAGGACTCGCCGTGGATCGCCGCGGCCGCCTGGGAGCGCCGCCCCTTCGCCGACCGCGCCGCCCTGCACGCCGCGCTGGTCGGCGCCGTCGCCGCCGCGCCGCCGGAGCGCCAAGTCGCGCTGATCGCGGCGCACCCCGATCTCGCCGGCCGGGTCGCGCGCGAAGGCCGTCTGACCGCCGCCTCGACCGGCGAGCAGCGCGCCGCCGGTCTCGACCGCCTGACCGCCGCGCAAGTCGCGCGCTTCGATGCCGCCAACGCGGCGTACCGCGCGCGCTTCGGCTTCCCGTTCGTCATCTGCGCGCGCGAGCACGACGCGGACGGCATCCTGAGCGCGATGGAGCGCCGCGCGACCAACGATCGCGCGACCGAGATCGCGACCGCGCTGGCCGAGATCGCGAAGATCGCGCAGCTGCGCCTCGAGGACGCGGTGGCGGCATGATCGGCGGCTACGTCCTGGACTGGCTGAACCTGATCTTCCGCTGGGCGCATCTGATCGCCGGCATCTCGTGGATCGGCGCGTCGTTCTACTTCGTCTGGCTCGACGACAGCTTGCGGCTCGACGTGCCCGACGGCGAGCGCGAACGCGGCGTCTACGGTGCGCTCTGGAGCGTCCACGGCGGCGGCTTCTATCACAACCGCAAGTTCCCGACCGGCCCGCGCGGGGAACCGCTCAGCGACGATCTGCACTGGTTCTACTGGGAAGCCTACTCGACGTGGATCACCGGGATGGCGATGCTCGCGATCATCTACTGGGCCGGCGCGTCGACCTACTTGATCGACCCCAGCGTGCTCGTGTTGACGCCGTGGCAGGCTATCAGTATCAGCATCGGCGTCCTGGTCGCCGGCTACCTGGTGTACGACGGGCTGTGCCGTGTCTTCGAGAACCAGCCGATTGCGCTGTGGACCTCGATCTGTGCCGCACTGCTGTTCGCGGACTGGGGACTCTTCCACGTCTTCGGCGGGCGCGCGGCGTACATCCACGTCGGCGCGATCATCGGCACGATCATGGTCGCGAACGTCGGCCACGTCATCATCCCCGGCCAGCGCCGCGTCGTCGCGCAGCTGCGCCGCGGCGAGACGCCCGATCCGCGGCCCGGCAAGCTCGGCAAGATGCGCTCCGTACACAACACCTACTTCACGCTGCCGGTGCTGTTCATCATGATCAGCAACCACTACCCGATGACCTACGGCAGCTCGTGGGGCTGGTTGATCCTCGCTCTCATCGCCGCCGCCGGCGTGCTGGTGCGGCGGTTCTTCGTGCTCAGCCACAAGCACCGGTTGATCGTGGCGCTGCCGGTCACGGCCGCGGTCATCCTGGCGGTGGCCGGCATCATCCTCGTGCCGCACCCGCCGGCGGCGGTCGCCGGCGCGGCGGCGCCGACCTGGACGACGGTGCAGCCGATCCTCGCGCAGCGGTGCGCCGTCTGCCACGCGGCGCATCCGACGGAGCCGGGCTTCACCGCTCCGCCCGAGGGCGTGCTGCTCGACTCGGCGGAGCACGCGCACGCCAACGCCGCACGCATACGCGAGCAAGCGGTGACGACGCACGCGATGCCGCTCGGCAACGTCACCCACATCACCGACGCCGAACGCGCGACGCTCGGCGCCTGGATCGCCGCCGGAGCACCCGTACCGTGAGCGCAACGCTCTCGACGCACGTCCTCGACACGGCGCGCGGCGTGCCGGGCGCCGGGATCGAGGTCGTCCTCTACGCGCTCGACGGCGATCGTCGCACGGAAGTCGCCCGCGCCACGACGAACCACGACGGGCGCACGGACGCGCCGCTCGCGACCGACCTCGCGGCGGGCACGTACGAGTTGACCTTCGCGGCCGGCGCGTACTTCGCGCGCACCGACACGCCGTCGTTCTTCGGCAGCATCCCCGTGCGGTTCGTCATCGCCGGCGACGGAAAGTATCACGTTCCCCTCCTGCTCTCGCCCTGGAGTTACAGCACCTACCGCGGGAGTTGAGCGTACCGGAAGAGCGTTCCATGGCAGTCCCCTGTACAGCGCCTCGATGCTGCGGTATCGTGATCAGATGGCGGGTGGATTTCGTGCCGAGCGTCGGCAGCGAACGGTAGAGGCGTTGCTGCGCGCGGTCGCCGATCTCGAGGCGGGAGAGTCGGCGCGCACGGTCGGCGCACGCTACGGCGTCAGTTCGGCAACCCTGTACCGCTGGCAACGTACCGTGCGCGCAAAGCGTAACGCCGCGCTCGAGCGCGTTCTCGTCCTCGAAGCGGAGCTGCTCGTGTGCCGAGAGACAATCGCTCGCCAACAGCGGACGATCGACGCCTTTCGCGGTGTTCTCGCGCGAAAACGCTGAGCGCCGCCGCCCGCCGGCGCATCGCTCGTGAGTTGAAGCTCGGCGGCGTGAGCGAGCGCGAAGCCTGCGCACTCGCCGGCATCGCTCGATCAGTCTTTCGCTACACGTCACGCCGCGCATGATTGGTTCGCGCGCGAATACTCTCGTCGCGCCGGACATAAAAGCAAAGACTGGCTCGAGTCGGTTTACGCGTGAGACGGCGGTTCGCTACAATGTCCACCGCGCGGTACGTCAACTCACAACCGCGCTCACTAGAGCACAAGAGGAAAGGGTGTTACCTCAAATGCTATCCGAAAACGTCATCCACTCTCATCCCTTCGGTCGCGGCGCGCCGCGGATTCGAGGCTGATAATGGGACAAGGTGGAGAGATTTCGCTCGTCAACGGCACGTCGTACGCGTGGCAACTTACCTACCAGCATCACTATCAAATGAATGCCTGGACGTTTCCGTCGACGATAGCTGCACAAACGGTGCAGACCGTCTACGTCGAGTGGGACGACCACGTCGGCCACAAGACGAAAGACGACGGCGGCGAGGCAACGTACACGTTGGTCGGAACACCGTACTCCTTCCAGATTCAAGCTCGCGGCGTGCCCTACCGTCACCTTCAGGTCCAGTACGTCAGTCTCCCGACGGAGAACAATCCGCCGGGCGAAATCTTAGACATTGGGTGGGTTCACGACGGCACCGTCCCATTCGTGCTGGCCGGGCAGAGCGGCAGTTTCGCATCTAGTTCCATGCCGGTCGCGTGGATGCAAGCGAACTTCGGCAGCCTAGGTGCGCGGACTCTTCGCACGCTCTGCATTCCGGGTTCGCACGACGCGGGGATGAGCACGCTGGGCAGTCATACCGTCGGCGTCGCGCCGTGCAACGTGCTCACGCAGACCACGGGAATCGGCGGCCAGCTGCTGCAAGGTTCGCGGTATTTCGACATTCGGCCGGTGATCGCGGGAGCGACCTACCAGACCGGCCACTACTCGTCCGTCGAGAAAACCATCGACAACAAAAAGCTCCAATTCTGGGTCGGCGGAAATGGCCAAGCGATCGCAGACATCGTCAACGATATCAATGCGTTCACCAGCACGAACAAGGAGCTGGTGATTCTGAACCTCTCGCACGACCTAAATACGGACGTCGGAAACGCAAACTATCGTCCGTTTACGCAAACCGAGTGGAATGGGCTCTTTCAGGAGCTGCTCGCACTCAACAATCGCAGCGTGGTGACGACTGCCGATCTCACGCAAGTTCCCATCAACCAGCTCATGGGCAACGGGAAAGCGGGTGTGGTTCTCATCGTCCGCCCGGCGGGCGACGACATCTCGCTGGGCAGCTACGCGAACCAGGGTTTTTACACGGACGCGCAGTGCCCGATCTTCGACAGCTATAGCAACACCGAGAACCTGCAGACGATGATCTCTGATCAGCTGCAGAAGATGCGGACGCAGCGGACGTCGCCAACGTCCCCCTGGTTTCTCTTGTCTTGGACGCTCACGCAAGGCACTAGTGACGCTTTGACCTGCGCTTCGGGAGGCGGCGTGTCCATCATCGACCTCGCCGATAGCGCCAACCCCCGGATATACTCGGATCTCTATGGGTCGTGTACGAGCAGGTGTTATCCAAACATCCTGTACATC
The window above is part of the Candidatus Sulfotelmatobacter sp. genome. Proteins encoded here:
- the uraD gene encoding 2-oxo-4-hydroxy-4-carboxy-5-ureidoimidazoline decarboxylase, whose amino-acid sequence is MTSIAALNAADRDAFVAAIGFAFEDSPWIAAAAWERRPFADRAALHAALVGAVAAAPPERQVALIAAHPDLAGRVAREGRLTAASTGEQRAAGLDRLTAAQVARFDAANAAYRARFGFPFVICAREHDADGILSAMERRATNDRATEIATALAEIAKIAQLRLEDAVAA
- a CDS encoding urate hydroxylase PuuD; this translates as MIGGYVLDWLNLIFRWAHLIAGISWIGASFYFVWLDDSLRLDVPDGERERGVYGALWSVHGGGFYHNRKFPTGPRGEPLSDDLHWFYWEAYSTWITGMAMLAIIYWAGASTYLIDPSVLVLTPWQAISISIGVLVAGYLVYDGLCRVFENQPIALWTSICAALLFADWGLFHVFGGRAAYIHVGAIIGTIMVANVGHVIIPGQRRVVAQLRRGETPDPRPGKLGKMRSVHNTYFTLPVLFIMISNHYPMTYGSSWGWLILALIAAAGVLVRRFFVLSHKHRLIVALPVTAAVILAVAGIILVPHPPAAVAGAAAPTWTTVQPILAQRCAVCHAAHPTEPGFTAPPEGVLLDSAEHAHANAARIREQAVTTHAMPLGNVTHITDAERATLGAWIAAGAPVP
- the uraH gene encoding hydroxyisourate hydrolase, with translation MSATLSTHVLDTARGVPGAGIEVVLYALDGDRRTEVARATTNHDGRTDAPLATDLAAGTYELTFAAGAYFARTDTPSFFGSIPVRFVIAGDGKYHVPLLLSPWSYSTYRGS
- a CDS encoding transposase, whose amino-acid sequence is MLRAVADLEAGESARTVGARYGVSSATLYRWQRTVRAKRNAALERVLVLEAELLVCRETIARQQRTIDAFRGVLARKR